A window of the Candidatus Zixiibacteriota bacterium genome harbors these coding sequences:
- a CDS encoding tetratricopeptide repeat protein produces MKPLSRMLSGTVLLAGLTVLSCADNHAVRIRYQAEKLFFEADRLMQNARIRPELNDPRALATVRNAYDELVRFCMTAIDSVSPSANPIEYREMASLTHRSSIRLCQLYFATHRYDSCAEVIARLVAKVPLETQEAAGAQVLMGQALQASGTLDSAFACYRRGVDLLNPPLDGKGEIVFNVFNVPAHLVSLYAQLGDSLKADEAFAQASGYYGAIASGKYGARPALASSAMLARLNTDRGNWNAAIAALEKLVDSSGVLNRDAKLRIADLRAAELGDFDMAIRYYDELLADLKGRDTMMKPVLFFKKSLVLLEMKQYETARQLLVQIQTYYPGYFATDPLPQYTKARSFESEGNWNRAETEYKYLIDNYPPSEQTFSTLLYLADQYTKMGRTIESDKLLEQARQTYDQAAVQGAGTPLEALALMYKSELLRRQQQWRPSAEALVAVSDRFPGTEFGRNALITAVNVYRQKLNDPATADSLVRAYVTKMTRLDEDRI; encoded by the coding sequence ATGAAACCCCTTTCGCGGATGCTGTCCGGCACAGTTCTTTTGGCTGGTCTGACTGTCCTGTCGTGCGCCGACAACCACGCCGTTCGGATCCGCTATCAGGCTGAGAAGCTCTTTTTTGAGGCGGATCGCCTCATGCAGAACGCCCGGATAAGGCCGGAACTCAATGACCCCCGCGCTCTGGCTACGGTCCGCAACGCCTACGACGAATTGGTTCGTTTCTGCATGACCGCTATCGATTCGGTCAGTCCCTCCGCCAACCCGATTGAGTACCGTGAGATGGCATCCCTCACTCACCGCTCGTCGATTCGGCTCTGTCAGCTCTATTTTGCGACCCATCGCTACGACAGTTGCGCAGAGGTCATCGCACGATTGGTCGCCAAAGTGCCGCTCGAAACGCAGGAGGCAGCAGGGGCACAGGTGTTGATGGGTCAGGCTCTGCAAGCGAGCGGAACGCTCGACAGCGCTTTCGCCTGCTACCGCCGCGGCGTCGATCTTCTCAACCCGCCGCTGGACGGCAAGGGCGAGATCGTGTTCAACGTCTTCAACGTACCGGCACATCTGGTGAGCCTGTACGCTCAACTCGGCGACAGCTTGAAAGCTGACGAGGCGTTTGCCCAGGCATCAGGCTACTATGGTGCTATAGCTTCAGGCAAATATGGTGCTCGACCAGCGCTGGCATCCAGCGCCATGCTTGCCCGTCTGAACACCGACCGCGGAAACTGGAACGCCGCCATTGCAGCGCTTGAGAAACTGGTGGATTCGAGCGGCGTTCTTAACCGCGACGCCAAACTCCGAATCGCCGACCTCCGTGCCGCTGAACTTGGGGATTTCGATATGGCGATCCGCTACTACGATGAACTGCTGGCCGACCTCAAAGGGCGAGACACCATGATGAAACCGGTCCTGTTCTTCAAGAAAAGCCTGGTACTGCTTGAGATGAAACAGTACGAAACAGCCCGACAATTGCTGGTGCAGATACAGACCTATTACCCGGGATATTTCGCCACCGACCCGCTACCGCAATACACCAAAGCACGTTCATTCGAAAGCGAGGGGAACTGGAATCGCGCCGAAACCGAATACAAGTACCTGATCGATAACTATCCGCCATCGGAGCAGACATTCTCTACATTGCTGTACCTGGCTGACCAATACACCAAAATGGGGAGGACGATCGAATCCGACAAGTTGCTCGAACAGGCCAGACAGACCTACGATCAGGCCGCCGTACAGGGGGCCGGTACGCCGCTTGAAGCGCTCGCCCTGATGTACAAATCCGAGCTGCTTCGACGGCAGCAGCAGTGGCGACCGTCGGCTGAGGCGCTGGTAGCGGTGTCGGACAGATTCCCGGGGACCGAATTTGGGCGCAATGCGCTGATCACGGCGGTTAATGTTTATCGCCAGAAGCTCAACGATCCGGCCACCGCCGATTCGCTGGTCCGGGCATACGTGACGAAGATGACTCGACTCGATGAGGATCGGATATAG
- a CDS encoding GNAT family N-acetyltransferase — translation MTLTTIIESERLLLLTATPDMLAAELSDRSLLSRLIGAAVPDNWPPETLRDALPFFLDKVRAKPEQAGWWFWYWLRKSVNGEPSILIGSGGFKGPMDDTGTVEIGYSVLPRFYRQGFATEGARALIEWAFEQTALRGVIAHVEPANDASIGTLRKLGFELVGEGTEPGTIKYQISRGK, via the coding sequence ATGACACTCACCACGATCATTGAGAGCGAACGTCTGCTTTTGTTGACCGCGACACCTGACATGCTGGCCGCCGAGCTTAGCGACAGGTCATTGTTGTCGAGACTGATCGGTGCCGCGGTACCCGACAACTGGCCACCGGAGACGCTTCGTGACGCGCTACCGTTCTTTCTGGACAAAGTTCGCGCCAAACCCGAACAGGCTGGCTGGTGGTTCTGGTACTGGTTACGAAAGAGTGTGAATGGCGAACCGAGTATCCTTATTGGTTCAGGCGGCTTCAAGGGACCGATGGACGACACCGGCACTGTCGAAATCGGCTACTCGGTCCTGCCACGGTTCTATCGCCAGGGGTTCGCAACCGAGGGGGCTCGGGCTTTGATAGAATGGGCGTTCGAACAAACGGCACTGCGTGGAGTCATTGCTCACGTCGAACCGGCGAATGACGCCTCTATCGGCACGCTCCGAAAACTTGGTTTCGAACTCGTCGGCGAAGGAACAGAACCCGGCACCATCAAATACCAGATTTCCCGAGGCAAGTAG